One genomic region from Bacteroidota bacterium encodes:
- a CDS encoding NAD(P)-dependent oxidoreductase, with translation MDEEVTKKEKDVIIITGGSGFIGGAVMSRLSKQYRVVGTDRGEYQNTSEFIHMDIASEESIKTAMAQIRSGYGNKIASVIHFAAYYDFSGKPSPLYDKITVQGTQKLLKALQNFDVKQFIFSSSLLVYAPSRPGQKINEDWPLAPGWDYPESKIKSEAILHSERANIPVVILRIAGVYNDTGNSIPLANHIQRIYENQITAHFFPGEITHGNPFVHINDLVEAIVKVVEKRAELPADITINIGEPETLSYEYLQKEIGRLIHGEAFKTYRIPKLIAKTGAWVQGIFGDSFIKPWMIDMADNHMELDISKAKKILDWEPQYSLRKTLPKMIAALKSDPKKWYLRNKLKLPSRFKK, from the coding sequence ATGGATGAAGAAGTAACAAAAAAAGAAAAGGATGTTATTATTATTACCGGCGGCAGCGGCTTCATTGGGGGAGCGGTAATGAGCAGGCTTTCTAAACAGTATCGTGTGGTTGGTACGGATAGGGGCGAATATCAAAACACTTCTGAATTTATTCATATGGATATCGCTTCAGAAGAAAGTATTAAAACGGCGATGGCTCAAATCCGGTCGGGTTACGGAAATAAAATCGCTTCAGTAATTCATTTTGCAGCTTATTATGATTTTTCGGGAAAGCCAAGTCCGCTATATGATAAAATTACTGTTCAGGGCACGCAAAAATTATTGAAGGCTTTACAAAATTTTGATGTTAAACAATTTATTTTCTCCAGTAGTTTGTTGGTTTATGCTCCTTCAAGGCCGGGTCAAAAAATTAACGAAGACTGGCCCCTCGCACCAGGATGGGACTATCCTGAATCAAAAATAAAATCAGAAGCAATCCTTCATTCCGAAAGAGCCAATATCCCCGTTGTGATTTTAAGGATTGCGGGGGTTTATAATGATACCGGCAACTCTATTCCGCTTGCCAACCACATACAACGCATTTATGAAAATCAAATAACAGCTCATTTTTTCCCCGGGGAGATAACACATGGAAATCCTTTTGTTCACATAAATGACCTGGTGGAAGCAATTGTTAAAGTTGTTGAAAAGCGTGCCGAACTTCCTGCAGATATTACTATTAATATCGGAGAGCCGGAAACATTAAGTTATGAATACCTGCAAAAGGAGATTGGCAGATTGATTCATGGCGAAGCGTTTAAAACATATAGGATCCCTAAACTTATTGCGAAAACCGGGGCGTGGGTACAGGGCATTTTCGGAGATTCTTTTATCAAACCCTGGATGATCGATATGGCCGACAACCACATGGAGCTTGATATTTCAAAAGCGAAAAAAATATTGGATTGGGAACCTCAATATTCTTTGCGGAAAACATTGCCTAAAATGATCGCCGCATTAAAATCCGACCCCAAAAAATGGTATCTCCGGAATAAATTAAAGCTGCCCTCCCGATTTAAAAAATAA
- a CDS encoding vitamin K epoxide reductase family protein, with protein MVIETEETDNVREDQKMLNHHVHHRQTVWMHFANFFLGVWLIAAPLTFIYNSEPMVINDFICGFLICLFTLLSINPFRLWAPWAAAIVGLWLNVAPLIFWAPEAVSYNNDTIIGILVIAFAIVAPGVPGVKLYEEPGPDVPPGWSVNPSSWIQRIPIIFLGWIGFFASRYLAAYQLGYINTAWDPFFGEGTENVLNSDVSKAWPVSDAGLGAFSYMLDAMMGYLGGENRWRTMPWAVIFFGILIIPLGAISITLIILQPLAVGSWCSICLFTAIVMLIMIPCSFDEVFASIQFLRKSKKEGKSVWRIFWLGGTTSEKSIEYIRHDLTSFRKTVKEIFSDFSVPWNLILSSLIGVWLMFSPFVFGHTNALADSDHFVGALIITFSVIAMGEIIRPIRFINIASGLWIMLSPFLLAGEIIIYNELISGFLLIILSFRKGKIINNYGSFNKYIV; from the coding sequence ATGGTAATTGAAACAGAAGAAACAGATAATGTGAGGGAAGACCAAAAGATGCTCAATCATCATGTTCATCACCGGCAAACAGTGTGGATGCATTTTGCTAATTTCTTTCTTGGCGTTTGGTTGATCGCTGCCCCTTTAACTTTCATCTATAATAGTGAGCCCATGGTGATTAATGATTTTATTTGCGGCTTTTTAATATGCTTATTTACTTTACTTTCTATCAATCCTTTCAGGCTGTGGGCTCCCTGGGCTGCAGCTATTGTCGGACTGTGGTTAAATGTTGCCCCTCTTATATTTTGGGCGCCCGAGGCGGTTAGTTATAACAACGATACCATTATTGGTATTCTTGTAATTGCCTTTGCAATTGTAGCTCCGGGTGTTCCCGGAGTGAAACTATATGAAGAACCAGGACCCGATGTGCCACCGGGCTGGTCAGTTAACCCTTCCTCATGGATACAGCGGATTCCCATAATCTTTCTTGGCTGGATCGGCTTTTTTGCTTCACGTTATTTAGCTGCCTATCAATTGGGATATATTAACACTGCCTGGGATCCTTTTTTTGGTGAAGGAACTGAAAATGTTTTAAACTCAGATGTTTCAAAAGCCTGGCCCGTTTCAGATGCCGGGCTCGGCGCTTTTTCTTATATGCTGGACGCAATGATGGGATATTTAGGCGGAGAAAACCGCTGGAGAACTATGCCCTGGGCCGTAATTTTTTTCGGGATTTTAATAATTCCTTTGGGAGCAATAAGTATTACTTTAATTATTTTGCAGCCTCTTGCTGTTGGTTCATGGTGTTCTATCTGTCTTTTTACTGCTATTGTTATGCTTATTATGATTCCCTGCTCCTTTGATGAAGTATTTGCTTCAATTCAATTTTTAAGAAAAAGTAAAAAGGAAGGAAAATCAGTATGGAGAATATTCTGGCTGGGAGGTACCACTTCGGAAAAATCCATTGAATACATAAGACATGATCTGACTTCTTTTAGAAAAACCGTAAAAGAAATTTTTTCAGATTTTTCAGTTCCCTGGAATTTAATCCTTTCATCTTTGATCGGGGTTTGGCTGATGTTCTCTCCCTTTGTCTTCGGGCACACAAACGCATTAGCCGACAGCGATCATTTTGTTGGAGCTTTGATAATAACATTTTCTGTAATTGCTATGGGAGAAATAATAAGGCCCATACGATTTATAAATATTGCCTCCGGATTATGGATAATGTTGTCTCCTTTTTTACTTGCAGGCGAAATAATTATCTACAACGAATTGATAAGTGGATTTTTGTTAATAATATTAAGTTTCAGGAAAGGGAAAATAATTAATAACTACGGAAGTTTTAATAAATATATAGTTTGA
- a CDS encoding OsmC family protein codes for MKRSSTAIWHGSGKEGSGKITSQSKLLNNAFYAWNTRYSEDKGTNPEELLAAAHAGCFTMKLSFLLSDAGYAPEMIETTSTVTLEENTITQSHLVVKAKVPGISEKNFLDCAEKSKNECPVSKALKLKITMDANVESPVQV; via the coding sequence ATGAAAAGATCTTCAACTGCTATATGGCATGGCTCAGGTAAAGAAGGAAGCGGAAAAATTACATCGCAAAGCAAATTGTTAAACAATGCTTTTTATGCATGGAACACCCGTTATTCCGAAGACAAAGGGACGAACCCTGAAGAATTACTTGCAGCTGCACATGCAGGTTGTTTTACAATGAAATTAAGTTTCCTGTTAAGTGACGCAGGTTATGCTCCTGAAATGATTGAAACAACATCTACCGTTACATTGGAAGAGAATACTATTACTCAATCGCATCTTGTTGTAAAAGCAAAAGTGCCCGGTATAAGCGAAAAGAATTTTTTAGATTGTGCTGAAAAGTCAAAGAATGAATGTCCCGTATCGAAAGCCCTCAAGCTGAAGATTACCATGGATGCAAATGTTGAATCACCTGTTCAGGTATAA